In the genome of Dermacentor silvarum isolate Dsil-2018 chromosome 1, BIME_Dsil_1.4, whole genome shotgun sequence, one region contains:
- the LOC119439982 gene encoding tigger transposable element-derived protein 4 → MATHGPYRTLDLATKVKIMKEVEEGGIAKQDIARRYGIKPNTLSNFLKNKRSILEAVEKDQFKMSRKRMRTGAQPELEQALLIWIREARSNHLPLSGNIVAAKALSLAAMLGIENFASSDGWLTFFKQRHDLVFKSVSGERASVDQETCATWREQKLHEYLSEYKPEDIFNADETALFYKMLPEKTLTFKDDDCAGGKRSKERVSVLIAANMTGTERCRLLVLGKAAKPRCFKGVKTLPVDYASNRKAWMTSELFKDWLHKLDCKFASSNRKVLLLVDQCSAHMNVPALSAIRVAYLPANTTSVLQPMDQGIIKNVKVLYRKHLLEQMLLCMESSMQYEVSLLSAIHMLARAWGRVKEETIANCFRACGFSASVAGVGSSSPAGEADTSELDDHTLQAALGDVTFEEYVAVDSTVETCGALTDSEIIEMVRPNEAANESDGDDNILSEPQPATADVAAGLAIAQWFFAAESNADEALGHVYSLQNLLSVARCRKQKQTAITDFFS, encoded by the coding sequence ATGGCAACCCACGGACCTTATCGGACGCTCGACTTGGCGACGAAAGTAAAGATTATGAAAGAAGTTGAGGAAGGAGGCATCGCCAAGCAGGACATCGCACGAAGGTACGGCATCAAGCCTAACACTCTTTCAAACTTCCTGAAGAACAAGCGCTCGATACTCGAAGCGGTTGAAAAAGACCAGTTCAAGATGTCTCGCAAGAGAATGCGCACCGGCGCCCAGCCGGAGTTAGAGCAAGCGTTGCTCATTTGGATTAGGGAGGCACGGAGCAATCACCTTCCGCTCAGTGGCAATATCGTTGCAGCGAAAGCCTTATCGCTTGCGGCGATGTTAGGAATTGAAAACTTTGCCTCTTCGGATGGATGGTTGACATTCTTCAAGCAACGGCACGACCTGGTGTTCAAAAGCGTGAGTGGCGAAAGGGCGTCCGTCGACCAGGAAACATGTGCGACGTGGAGAGAACAAAAGCTGCACGAATACTTGAGCGAATATAAGCCGGAAGACATCTTCAATGCCGACGAGACGGCACTTTTTTACAAGATGTTACCCGAGAAGACATTGACCTTCAAGGACGATGACTGTGCTGGAGGGAAACGCAGCAAAGAGAGAGTGTCCGTTTTAATTGCCGCGAACATGACTGGCACGGAGCGATGTCGCCTGCTGGTGCTCGGCAAGGCCGCTAAGCCTAGATGTTTTAAGGGCGTCAAAACGCTGCCTGTCGATTACGCATCCAATAGAAAGGCATGGATGACGTCGGAACTATTTAAAGACTGGCTACATAAACTAGATTGCAAGTTCGCGTCATCTAACCGTAAGGTATTGCTTCTTGTTGATCAGTGCAGTGCCCACATGAATGTGCCGGCCTTGAGTGCCATCCGCGTCGCCTACTTGCCAGCCAACACAACATCGGTGTTGCAACCTATGGATCAGGGAATCATAAAAAATGTGAAGGTGCTGTACCGAAAGCACCTTCTTGAGCAGATGCTCTTGTGCATGGAGAGCTCCATGCAGTACGAGGTGAGCCTCCTCAGTGCTATCCACATGTTAGCGCGAGCGTGGGGCCGCGTTAAAGAAGAAACAATTGCAAACTGCTTCAGGGCGTGTGGTTTTAGTGCAAGTGTGGCGGGAGTTGGTTCGTCTTCTCCAGCGGGGGAAGCAGACACAAGCGAGCTCGATGACCATACTCTTCAAGCAGCTCTCGGTGACGTCACTTTCGAAGAGTACGTCGCCGTTGATAGCACTGTTGAAACGTGCGGTGCGCTGACGGACAGTGAAATTATTGAAATGGTTCGGCCCAACGAGGCTGCTAATGAAAGTGACGGGGACGACAACATTTTAAGTGAGCCACAACCTGCGACTGCTGATGTAGCTGCGGGCCTTGCCATCGCACAGTGGTTTTTTGCTGCAGAGAGCAATGCCGACGAAGCACTCGGCCACGTCTACAGCCTGCAGAACTTGCTCTCCGTAGCAAGATGCCGCAAGCAGAAGCAGACGGCAATAACCGATTTTTTTTCATAG